The segment TTTCTACAGCCTGGTAGCTCACGGATTTCTCCAGACACCATTGTTcagacaggagaaaaacaaactctGCCAAAACAGTAAAGAAGAGCCTGATTCACAAGGTGCAACCAAAACGACTCTGGGAACTCTTGGCCTTGTATAAAGGCCATGATGGGGCTCAGGGAAGAGGGTCAGGAGGTGTGAAAGATGAGACTGAAACAATCCAAGCAGAGCCTGGTTCCCTTTGCTGCCAATAGGCAGATGAGAAGCATGAAAAGGAGGCTGACTGAGTGCAAAAACAAAGGCTTACTAAGCCCCCTCAGGGCCCCTTGAGCCTTCCTGTGGGTCTCAACTGATGAAAGGCTTGGCCAGCTACACACAAACAAACCAGCTGGTCTACTTGGACTTTATGCCATGCTGGGAACCTCTGGCTTCAAGAGAGATTCTTGGATGGATAAAAACCCTAACTCCTATATTCTGTTTTCAGTGGAATGTTGACAGGAACAAAAAGGTCCCTCCTGGAGCTTCGATATTCTTTATAACACTGTTTGTTTAGTAACCACCCTCTGGAGAACTCCCATTGCTTTACAAACACAATTCACCTTACAGCTGGACACCACCTCTCCACCACCAGTTTGTTGGGTAAATCTTTGGTGGCTGAGCCTCCTCCAGGAGCAAGTTTGTTACTGTGAAGTGGCTTGTTTGGAAGAATCATCCCCTAAATCAGGGAACAAGGTCCAGCTTGGGTGGGGGCAAGTCATTGGGAAGGTGGGAAGGGTAAGATACCTTGGCAAGATTTTAGGCTGCCTGTGTTTCTCTTTGAAAGAACAGCCCCAAATATAATTCTATTTAGTTAGCAATATCATTAGAGGATGGAAACAAGGATAAATGTTAGCTCTTAAAGGTCTGCAGAACTAGGAACTGTGAGCATTAATCAACAAAGAATTACAAATAGTCAAATTTCCATATATCTTCAGAGAAACTctaacttaaaggaaaaaaattttttaatttagcatAAAACAGTTTAACAATTGACTTGACACAGGTTACACATAGATATATGTAAAAAACTTCATCATGACAGAGGCTAAAGCTCTGCTAAGTGTCCAATGTAGAGGATAATTAGTTTAAGCAATTAAGCAAAGTATCCTAGAACTCATAATTGTGTCATTAGCCAGTCATTTTATTTGCTGGAGGCtagatttcatttctttattttcatggggAGGGGTGTGTttatagttgttttattttttatttgaattattaaCTATTAATATCTGGGCAAttgtttctattaatattttccattttaacttGCCGAGAAAACAGTGTGGGTTCGGTGGAATGGATGAAGGTTATACCTCTCTCCTGCTGCTGGCTCCATCTCCTGTACTTATTATACAAACATACTCAAATCTATTAACTAAAAGACCCTCCCCTTCCATTCTCTTAAACTAGGGCTCTATCTCTGTAGCCTCTATCACTGTGAAAACTCTCGAAAGCCTAGCTTATACCTGCTGCTACCACTTTATCACTCAGTCCCTCATATTCTGCAATTTGGCTTCTACTTTTTACAATTTGCTGAAATGATTGTCTCAGGGGTCAGAAAATACATCCAAATTGTTAAATATCATGGTCCTTTTGCAATCCTCATCCCTGTTGTTCACATCTCTGAAGCATCTGAAACTGCTGACCATCATCCTTCATGAAACTTTCCTCTTGCTTCCAAGGGTCTCTTGGTTCTGTTCCTATCTCCCCGAccattccatttattttcttcatgactcttcttccctctccactttcctgAACACAAAATGTCTCCCAAGAAACTGTACTAGATTCCGCTTCTAAGAGCTCATCCTCTGCCAGTTTCAGCAGTATCACTATGGAGATAACTCCCAAACCCTTATCTTTACTTGACCTCTCttccaatttaaatttttaaacaaccTGCCAGAAACCTTCCTCCAGATGTTCCACAAGCATCTGAAACTCAGTAGATCTCAAACCAAAACTATTTTATTTCCCAGACAAGTCacgtttcctttttgttttttctttttctgtgtgtttctcttAATGGCACCACTGTATGTCTAGGCTCAACCCTTTGACATAGTCATCttcccctttttcatttcttaaattcATCCATTGCAGAGCCCTAGATTTTACCTCTGAAATGTTTTTAATCTATCCTGTCTTGTCATTTCTTCTGTCTTATTACCTAGAAAATAACAACTGACAAAGACTCCACTGGACAACCTACCCCCTACGTCTCTCTACTCTGATCCATCCTTTACATcacagccaaaataattttttctaaggCAAAGGTTACAGTTACAGAACTCCCATAtggggcggtggggtggggggggggagaaCCTTTAATGCCTTCTTGTTTTCCTATTATGTCGCATATAAACTCCTCACTTTGGCATTCAAAATTCCCTGTGGAATGTCTCCAAACCACCTTTCTGGTCTGAATTTCAACTACTCTTCCACATGCTCTGGCCAACCTGGATGACATGGTACCCACATTCACTCAAAGTGTCCCTATTTCATTGTTTGACTCATGTTATTCCGTTTTAGTAGAAACATGGTCCTAGGAGTTgccatggtctagtggttaggatttggcgcTTCCACTATTGAggcctggggtcaatccctggttggggaactcccATAAGCTGCCCAGCACAGccggaaaaaagaaagaaacatcacCTTCACCAACCAAAACGTCATCCTTCAGGGTCTACCTTAAATACCATCATGCTTGGAGGACTCCGTAATTCATCGTACTCCCACCTCACTCCATCTTTCCTCTCAGTCTCCATAAAAGCTTGTTTTATGTGGTATGACACTTATCTAACCATACTTGTACCTAGTCATTTGCAGATTTGTCCTAATAGTCTCCAAAGATTATATACATGATTTAAAAGTTGGGACTAGACCTCTTTTTCATCTTTCTATCCTAGGAGGCAAGGAGAGTAAGTAGTCTATACATGTTAAATCAAGGGTGGGGGGCTGGTGAGTCTGGCTCATCACTGTACCCCCacgcctggcatatagtaggtactAACGAAACTTTAAGGAATAACGCATAATGAATCTCAAAATGGGTGCCTCAAAGACAAGTGCCCGGGTCTCCCATAAGACCAGCCCCCCGGCCTGCATCCCCACCCACGATCCGGGTCTCCCTGAAGCTGCCCATCCGGCCCGCAGCCTCCTGCACGGCTTGCTCATTCTGCTGGGCCAAGTGGAGTAGAGTGTCTTCAATGGTCTCTGTGGCAACAGCTCCAAACCGAAAGTCACTGAGAGAGGATAATCTTGGCCTTTCAGGTCGGTCCATCTTCAGAACCCTATTTGGACACCCGGACGGCTAATAAACCGACCCCTTTAACTTCTCTTCAGTCTTCTGCCACCCCCTGGATTCTTCGTCGCCTTCCCTGCCCTAGTCCTCGCCTCAAATCTGAGGAAAACCCAATTCCTAACACAGCCTCGAGCCTTCCACAGCCTTTTCCCGCCCCAACGGCCGCGGGCCCTCAGCCAATCGGAAAGCACGGCCTATTCCCTCCTGCCCCGCCCTTTCCCTTTAGCCGCGAGCCGCACTCTGTGAACAGAGAGGCGGACTACAGCTCCCAGGGTTCCCTTCAGAGGCCGAGGACTATTATTCCCAGCAAGCCCCGCGCCCCGAGAACGGCGAAGGGCAGAGCGGCAACATGGCGGCACCCGGACCTGGAGACCCGGTGGATGCCAAAAGCGGAAAGGGCCCCCTGGCCCAGCGCATCGACCCGACTCGGGAGAAGCTGACTCCTGCACAACTACAATTCATGCGGCAGGCGCAGCTCGCCCAGTGGCAGAAGACGCTGCCACAACGGCGGACCCGGAACATCGTGACTGGCCTGGGCATTGGGGCCCTGGTATTAGCAATTTGTATCCATCTGGACGACAGACTAGGAAAGACCGCAtatgggggcaggggaagggcagCAAAGGCGTGTAGGAAGGCAGTGCGGGGATGGTAGAAAGAACCGGAGCTATGAAAACCTTGGCTACTTCTAACGCCGAGCCAAGAATTTAAGTGTACCTTGTCATTTTAAAGGTGctcttttaatataatttattaatgaTAACGAAATCGGGGTCAGGGCTCAGAGGAGCAGAGGGCAGAAGGTGATTTGGGAGGATGAGATAAACAAAAGTGGTGGAGCAAATCTGAGAAAAGGGAATGCGCATATTCCACGTGGtttcctgaacccacctccccagATGGTTACACCTTCTACTCGGTGTCCCAAGAGCGTTTCCTGGATGAGCTGGAAGAGGAGGCCAAAGCTGCTCGAGCCCGGGCTCTGGAAAGGGCATCAGGACACTGATCCAGATGGGCATGGTGCATCTCTAACCTGCTGGAGTCCCTTCACATGATGGATGATGCTCCATGATCCTGTAGAAATTGAAGCCTGCGTTGCTGGCCTTCTTACTAACTTTGGACCATGATAGGGGTCCAAGTAGCCGCTTTGTGCATCTGGCCATTGTCAAGGGAACAACGCCCACCTAATGTTGATTCTGTGTGCCCACTGACCCCTTTTCCTAGTTGTTTCCTTGTTTGAAGTATCCACCTTGACTTTTCCCAAGCTTTGACTTCATGGTTTAATTCTCTTAAACTCCCCTGGGGGCTGGTTTGGAGGGTGGAGGACAAGAAGTGGGCTATTATGGGGGTGGGTGTGGCAGCTCTGTGCAGTGTTGGAGCCTCAAGTGGGAAAGATGGGGTCAGGTTGAAAATAATAAACGAAGTCATTTCTCTCCAAGTCCAATGAGTGTGCTGGGGCTGACACTTCATGCTGAAGCACTTCAcaggcagcagctgcagcactgATATTGCCCCAGGGAGCCGTAAATGTTTAACTAGAATTACTTTTTCCATGAGCTCTTTCCACCTGATTTAAGGGAGAGATTGTGGTGGGTCACTGGGCTGTTTTGAGACTGAACCAGCTcttgggggcagggagcaggcagGGAGGAAGGTCACCCTTCTGTCCTCAACCCCACACTATGCTCAACTTTACTGCCTTTTCCGTTCTCCAGAGGTAAAGGAAGGATGGACAAGCAGCTTTTATTAACTTCCACTGGGGCCTGCTTCTGTAAGCCTAAGGTGGAGTCTGGGTGGAATCTTAGCTTGGTCAGGTGGATTATTGACCTTGCAGTTTCTTCATGAACTGCTGGCAGGAAGCCCAAAGGCTGGGTTCCACCCCTGCCTCCCATTGTGAGAGGGGAATTCCTTCTAAATCCTCCCCTGCCTAACCCTACTACAAAgcttttttgactgtgctggttcttcattgctACTCTagttgggctttctctagttgcagcaaccAGGTGCTACTCTTccctgtggtgcgtgggcttcttattgcagtggcttctctctgcacagcacaagctctagggcgtgcaggctcagtggttgtggtacatgggcttagttgccctgtggcatgtggaatcttctctgactaggaatggaacccatgtcccctgcactgagaggtggatccttaaccaccagaccaccagggaagttcccccacAGAGCTTTGCCCAGTTTTTAAGATCCATACAGATTCACCAGGTTCTAGGTTCCAGAATTTTTATTGGCTGCTACTAATTTTCCCTCCTCCTTTCCAACTGGGAGTGTGCCTTCTAGAATCATCTGGACTCAGGTGGGACTATTTAGTGGTTCTCTCTTGGCTGGGGAGGTGGCAAGGATGAGGATTTACAGAACGTACACCTTCTACACACAGCAAACAGTTCCCACATGTTTGGCTCTTCCTTCTAGGGCAGCAGCACTGTCCATGCCCGTCCGGCCTCCTACTCCCTCAGTGCTGAGGTCTTCCTTGCAGAGTTGTGTTGGTCAGCAGATTCTAAGGGCATAAGCTCCATGGTGGGCCCAGGTGTGGGTGAGACACATGGCTTCTGTTCATAATTCactggaggaaaaagaagaagtacTAAGGAACCTCCAAGAGCTGGAGGAGGCTGAAGCTAAAGCCAGGTACCATTCCCTGGGCTCTCCCTCCCTTAGCCCGCCCTCACCATCCTGCCAACATCCCCGGCGAATGTCACCCCCTTGCTTGCCCGCTGCTCCTGGGAGCCGGTGCTGCTGCCACTCAGGGAGTTCCTTCGCATGATGCCTgggtgcaggatggggagggagagcaCTGAATGAGGGAAGGGGCCACAGGGAAAAGTGGGGGGGCTAGTCCCCCCACAGCAAGGGGCAGACTCCCAGGGCCTGAAAGACAGATCACTAGGGAGGGGACTCTGGAACGATGGGAGCTGGTGACTTCTGTCTCACCCGGGCCCAGGGGCTCAGAACGCTGCAGGCTGTTGCGCCGTGAGGTGGGGAAGCTGCCCTTGGAGAGGCGGCGCTGGCGGCTGGACAGCATAGCAGCAGGGGCCACGATCCCTGGTGGGGGCTGCTTTCCAAGCCTGCTATACAAGTCCTCGATTTCCTGTTTCTGTAGTGTCTGTAGTGCCTCCACCTCTGACAAGTGCCTGAGGACACACCAGGGCCATGAGAGGGCTGGCCCAACACTTAGCTCTGGCAAATCCACCTCCTGACCACCATTCTCCCCAGACTCACTTCTGCCGAAGATTCTGCAGCTCAGCCCAGAATTCCTCGTCCTCTCCGCTGCTCTCGGACTCCTCACTGCTCAGACACAGGCTGCTATAGGAGTAGCTCATCCACACTGGGCTAGGATGGCTCAGGGGTGGAGGGCTGCCCCCTACTTGGGGTTCCTGCCCATCGTCCCCTTCCTCTTCAGCTCCAGCCCCTAGGCCCTCGGCTGCACGGTCACTTTCAGCCAGAGCCTCCCTGGCCTCTGGCCTGGCTCCAGCACTGTCCTCCGTGTCCGAGCTCTCCGAGGTCAGCTGAGGGGTTGGAGGCTTCAGGGAGCCAGAGGGAGTTGGGGATGCCAGCTGCAGGGGAAGAGGCTCAGCTGGCTCCTTGGATGAAGTCACTTGGAAGCGCCCAACAAGCTGAGGCTTTCCCTCTGCAGCAAGACAAAGAAGGCATcatgaaagaaggaagagaaatcaGTGGTAGGAAATAAAGTCACTGAGAATGATGGGCAGGGGAGAGTCAGTGGTCAAAGGTCTCACCTTCCGAGATGGGCGCCAATTTGGCTTCACCTGGGAATGGCTGACCAAGATTTGGAGAGGCCTATAAAGTGTGGGTCTGTGAGTAGAGAAATGATCCAGAATGAAGCCCACCCGCCCCTCCTCCTGCCGCCCAATCATCCCTCTTGGTTTCCTACTCACCTCACTCTCCACCTCAGCTGTCAGAGATGAAGGCCACTCCTGGCCACAAGGAGTACAGGGAGTGGGAGGGGGCAGGCTAGGGAGAGGaccaggaggagctggaggagactGGGACAGGAGCCCAGGGGACGGGGACAGCAGGGACTGAGCCACGGTCATCACAGCCAGAGAGAAGGCACTagccagagagaggagaggggctgcggtggtggaggggaggggacaagcagaggggcagggggggaaggagggaggagcgAAAGTGCCCTGGAAACAATCGGGGAGGAGAGAACTCTGTGGAAACTGAGCAGATCGGATTGGAAACTGGGGTGCACTGGGGGAGAGTGGAAGTGGGCAGCTTGGGGGGTGTGGAGAGAGATTTGAGGAGGCCTGAGGAGAAATTGGGGAGAATGAGGGGTTGAGATGACATGGGGGAGAAGTGATGGGAAGGATGGGACTTGGGAAAACAGGAGTTCCAGGAGAAAAGGAGCTTCCAGGAGACAAGGGGGTTCCAGGAGAAGATGTGGAGGTGGAAAAAGCTGCCCAGCATCTCTGCTCCAGGGAGGTGCTGCTCTGGAGCTCtgctgggaagggagggaggggaggttgAGATTCCAGTCCTCCATTCCCATGGAGCAACCCCAGGGGTGGGATGAATAGGGACAGAATGCAGTACATACCCCTGGATGGGTCTGGGGGGGACCCCGGGAGAGCAGGCAGTGATGCTGACTCCTCCTGAGAGAGAGAAATGTCACAGTGGGAAGAGCTGAGTCTTAGATGGAAAGTTTGAGGCTGGGCTTCTTAAGCCAGGACTCATGAGCTTCTATGAGTCCACAGATGAGTTTCAAGGGATTCAAAAGtgttttcaagaaatatttagtgGTAAAGGAGCATGACACCTGCAACTTAATTAAATGGTTCCAAAACAAGAATGCATGGACACACACGtggatggggagagaggaagcGAGAAGGCTAAAGCTCATGTAACAAGACACTACTAGCCAATCTAGACAGAGCACCTAGGGGTTCTTTGTACAACTCTTGCAACTTCTCTGCAGGTCTGAAATTATGTCAAAATACTGAGTTAAAAGTATGCACTGAACACATTTTTCTGGAGAGTCCATGGCTTTCATCAGACTCTTAAATGGGGGCAGAGCCATTGTTTTGGGATCCTAGAGATGACAACAAGTTAGATCCAAGGGGACTGGTGGAGGCAAAAAGTAATGAAGCCTGTAGCAGAGTCCCATCCCCCTGGAGGTGCCCACAGGGGTCTGACCTGGGGACTCAGAGGGTCTTCAGCAGCCTCCACAGGGCCAGTATCTCTCTTCAACAGGGTCTCCACTCGCTGGATAATCTCCCGAATCCGGTTCAGGAATCCAGCTCGCTCCGAGGGCAGAATGAACTCATTGTACACCTGGTGAGAATCAgtaggaaggggaaggggagttCGGTTAATTCCACTTGtccctttctttaaaaaaccaaCCCTTCACCCTACTGCTTCTGCTCATCAATCTAAAACAAGTATTTAGTAAGCATCAGCTGTGCGCCATGCACTGTGTGGTTGTAAGGAGAAATACAGCTTAGAGGAAAGGAGCTAAATTTCATAGCATGCGTGTTTATACCAGATCTTTACATATCTTATCACATTTGACACCAACAACAGCTTGCTGTGGTCTCCATGTGGTCTCTTTAGAGTTATGCTAACCAATGCTCAACAAGGTGTAGTTCAGTCTTCCCAAGATCACGAGATTTGCACCCAGATCTTTCTAAAGCCAAAACCTGAGTTATATTTCCACTGATGCCTCACCTGTTTTTGGACACAACTCTGCTCTCATACAGCTTTTAAAATGTGCCACACAGATCCGCATAAACACAGCTCCACAGAGTTAAGTAAAAATAAGGCAATACGTGATAAATGAAACATTCAGGTCCACAAACACTTACTGAGTGTTTTATGTGCCAGCATTCAGGTCTACAAACACTTATTGAGTATTTTATGCACCAGGCATAGGTTAGATTCTTTGAGGGAACAAGGAAGCAGAAAACACTGTCCTGGTCTCAAAGAAGCCCAAAATCTTAGtggaagagacacacacatacataactcAATAGACTTCAAGTCAGCCCAAGGCAGGTAAGGCATTTATGATTGAGGTACAGATAAAAGTGCTATTCCCAGAGGGGGAAAGGGAGAGCCGACTGTTTAATGGGTAGAGATTCAGATTGGCAAGATAAAACAGTTCCAGAGACCTATTGCCCaacaatatgaatatacttaacactactgaccTGTACACTTCAGGACGGTTAAAATGACACACTTTATGTTATATGTTTTttaccatgatttttaaaaatgccattccaggacttccctgtccagtggttaagactctgcgctcccaaagcagggggcctgggttcaatccctggtaggggaagatcccacctgccacatggCTTggccaacaataaataaataagtagaaataaataaaataaaacaccatTCCAAGAAGAAAGCAGTTCATAACACTTCAGGGGACAGCGGGGAGCTGAGATGGCTCCAGAGCTGAGTCTTGAAGGATGACTAAGAAAAGCAACCCTTAATTGAGGACCTACCACGTGTGGACATTTCCCATACTTGAATCATTTCACTTCTCATATATGCTATATCATTTCTCATATATTACATCAGAAAAGtgagaagtgttagtcactcagttgcatcccaactctttgctatccaatggactgtagccctccaggctcctctgtccatggaattctccaggtaagaatactggagtgggttgccatttgcttctccaggggatcttcctgacccagggatcaaaggcgggtctcccgcactgcaggcagattctttactatctgagccaccagggaagctcatcagAACATCTTTGCAAAATAAGTAATATCCcctccattttactgatgaag is part of the Bubalus kerabau isolate K-KA32 ecotype Philippines breed swamp buffalo chromosome 4, PCC_UOA_SB_1v2, whole genome shotgun sequence genome and harbors:
- the LOC129648957 gene encoding cytochrome c oxidase assembly factor 3 homolog, mitochondrial produces the protein MAAPGPGDPVDAKSGKGPLAQRIDPTREKLTPAQLQFMRQAQLAQWQKTLPQRRTRNIVTGLGIGALVLAIYGYTFYSVSQERFLDELEEEAKAARARALERASGH